From Chryseobacterium salivictor, a single genomic window includes:
- a CDS encoding SRPBCC family protein, with amino-acid sequence MNLEGRKIIVNKSGAELVSMLNTPEGYRDLMPDSLQSFEVRDQGFKFSLKGMPEIALVIDEVTENQVVLKSASSSLDFSLKGVMNPVNENQTEVQLLFEGKFNPFIKMMVEKPLKNFIDALTDNIEKI; translated from the coding sequence ATGAATTTAGAAGGACGCAAAATTATCGTAAATAAATCGGGAGCTGAGTTGGTTTCTATGTTAAACACTCCAGAAGGGTACAGAGATCTGATGCCGGATTCTTTACAGAGTTTTGAAGTTCGTGACCAAGGTTTTAAATTCAGTTTAAAAGGAATGCCTGAAATTGCTTTGGTAATTGATGAAGTGACAGAAAATCAAGTGGTTTTGAAATCGGCAAGCTCGAGTCTGGATTTTTCATTAAAAGGGGTGATGAATCCGGTTAATGAAAATCAAACTGAAGTCCAGTTGCTTTTTGAAGGTAAATTTAATCCGTTTATCAAAATGATGGTCGAGAAACCTTTGAAAAACTTTATCGACGCTTTGACCGATAATATCGAAAAAATTTAA
- a CDS encoding ABC transporter ATP-binding protein, which yields MSLQIINLTKKFGDQTALNNINIEIDSNEIIGLLGPNGAGKSTLMKSIVGALKIDEGQMIFKGKDIRENEIEAKKNMGFLPENNPLYSEMYVKEYLNFVANLHQIPKERIDEVIELVGITPEKSKKISQLSKGYQQRVGLAQAILHSPDLLILDEPTNGLDPNQIIEIRNVIKEIGKEKTVILSTHIMQEVEALCSRVILIHQGNIIQDCNIEEFKGKYGSLEEAFASYTH from the coding sequence ATGTCTTTACAAATCATCAACCTGACCAAAAAATTTGGCGATCAAACCGCTTTAAATAATATCAATATTGAAATCGACAGTAATGAGATTATTGGTCTTCTCGGGCCGAATGGTGCGGGAAAATCTACGTTGATGAAATCGATTGTCGGGGCGCTGAAAATTGATGAAGGACAAATGATCTTTAAAGGAAAAGATATTCGTGAAAATGAGATTGAAGCAAAGAAAAATATGGGATTTCTACCGGAAAACAATCCTCTTTACAGCGAAATGTATGTGAAAGAATATTTAAATTTCGTAGCTAATCTTCATCAAATCCCAAAAGAAAGAATTGACGAAGTGATCGAATTGGTGGGCATCACCCCTGAAAAATCGAAAAAAATTTCGCAGCTTTCAAAAGGATATCAACAAAGAGTTGGTCTTGCCCAAGCTATATTGCATTCGCCTGATTTGCTGATTTTAGATGAACCGACAAACGGTCTGGATCCGAACCAGATCATCGAAATTAGAAATGTGATTAAAGAAATTGGGAAAGAAAAAACAGTAATTCTGTCCACTCACATTATGCAGGAAGTAGAAGCACTGTGTTCCCGGGTAATTTTGATTCATCAGGGAAATATTATCCAGGATTGCAACATCGAAGAATTTAAAGGCAAATACGGCAGTTTGGAAGAAGCTTTTGCAAGCTACACTCATTAA